One Tamandua tetradactyla isolate mTamTet1 chromosome 20, mTamTet1.pri, whole genome shotgun sequence DNA segment encodes these proteins:
- the LOC143664368 gene encoding LOW QUALITY PROTEIN: olfactory receptor 14C36-like (The sequence of the model RefSeq protein was modified relative to this genomic sequence to represent the inferred CDS: inserted 2 bases in 1 codon) → MPNSTTVIEFLLTRFSDVWELRVLHSVILLLMFLATLMGNLLIVIVITFDWNLHTPMYFFLRNLSVLDMCYISVTVPKACVIFLHDDRVISMVGCAAQVFFVFLFATVELLFLTLMAHDRYVAICQPLHYPVIMRPGVCVQMTLASVLSSLAYSGFHTGNTFRLRFCQSNVVHQFFCDAPSLLKLSCSNTLSNEISIFVTVVLITGGCFAFITMSYVRIFXTVLKFPTREERGKAFSTCVPHILVVTVFVSSGAAVYVKPTSSSPTNQDMITSVFYSIVPPFLNPIIYSLRNNQKKEAVKKVMRRMLYSGKS, encoded by the exons TACCACAGTGATTGAATTCCTGCTTACAAGATTTTCTGATGTGTGGGAGCTCAGAGTTTTGCACAGCGTGATACTCCTACTTATGTTCTTGGCCACACTGATGGGGAACCTTCTCATTGTCATTGTAATCACCTTCGATTGGAaccttcacacccccatgtatttcttccttagGAATCTGTCTGTCTTGGACATGTGCTATATTTCTGTCACTGTGCCCAAGGCGTGTGTCATCTTCCTGCATGACGACAGAGTGATCTCCATGGTCGGATGTGCAGCTCAGGTattctttgtgtttttatttgctacGGTAGAGCTGCTGTTCCTCACCCTCATGGCccatgaccgctatgtggccatctgccagCCCCTCCACTACCCTGTGATCATGAGGCCTGGGGTCTGTGTCCAGATGACGCTGGCCTCAGTACTGAGTAGTCTGGCCTACTCTGGCTTCCACACTGGCAACACATTCAGGCTGCGTTTCTGTCAATCCAATGTGGTCCATCAGTTCTTCTGTGATGCTCCTTCTCTACTGAAGCTCTCTTGCTCCAACACCTTAAGCAATGAAATTTCAATTTTTGTCACTGTGGTCCTGATTACTGGTGGTTGCTTTGCCTTCATCACCATGTCTTACGTTCGCATATT TACTGTGCTTAAGTTTCCAACCAGAGAAGAGCGAGGAAAGGCCTTTTCCACCTGTGTCCCTCATATCCTTGTGGTGACTGTTTTCGTAAGCTCAGGTGCTGCTGTGTATGTGAAGCCAACCTCCAGCTCACCCACGAATCAGGACATGATCACCTCTGTGTTCTACTCTATAGTCCCTCCTTTCTTGAATCCTATAATCTATAGTCttagaaacaatcagaaaaaggAGGCTGTAAAGAAAGTCATGAGGAGAATGCTTTATTCAGGAAAAAGCTAG